A genomic stretch from Tistrella mobilis includes:
- a CDS encoding DUF5615 family PIN-like protein yields MKFLIDECLSPVLARTAHEKGHGEASHIVWMGWAGLKDWELKPMILEGDWIFVTKNSVDFRGPKDAPGSKGQYADVAIHAGLICLNGPPGMDLNMQIELFEQALEELEVKPDLINQVLEVSLEDEDAFHVLRYALPKD; encoded by the coding sequence ATGAAATTTCTGATTGATGAATGCCTCAGTCCGGTCCTGGCGAGAACCGCCCATGAGAAGGGACATGGCGAGGCCAGTCATATCGTCTGGATGGGGTGGGCTGGCCTGAAGGATTGGGAGCTGAAACCGATGATCCTTGAGGGCGACTGGATCTTTGTCACCAAGAACTCAGTGGATTTCAGGGGGCCGAAGGACGCTCCCGGTTCGAAAGGCCAGTATGCGGACGTCGCGATCCATGCCGGGCTGATCTGCCTTAACGGCCCACCCGGCATGGACCTGAATATGCAGATAGAGCTTTTCGAGCAGGCGCTCGAAGAACTGGAGGTCAAGCCGGACCTGATCAACCAGGTGCTCGAAGTCTCCCTTGAGGACGAGGACGCGTTTCACGTGCTCCGTTACGCGCTGCCAAAGGATTAG